The sequence acagtactgggctttctctcagtactgggctttctctcagtcccgagctgcccctcagtcccaagctgcccctcagtcccgagctgcccctcagttcagtggggttctggaaccgccaccatggacagacgcccacccggaccctccctatggttttgaggtgcgtccgggagtccgcaccttagggggggggttctgtcacgccttggtcttagtattttgtgttttctttaattatttgttcaggccagggtgtgacatgggtttattgtattgtcgtattggggtttttgtaggcattgggattgtggttgattaggggtgtgtctagtataggcttggctgcctgtggtggttctcaatcagagtccggtgattcttgttgtctctgatggggaaccgtatttaggtagccggtgTTTCACTtcgtatttcgtgggtgattgttcctgtctctgtgtagtttcaccagataggctgtaattaggtttcacgttccgtttgttgttttgtatttgtatagttatttcatgtatcgcgattgtttcattaagacatgagtaaccaccacgttgcatttcggtccgactctctttcaacaaacgaagaacgccgttacaaaaaTGGGGATTGAAATAAGGAAATATGCAGATGAACGGGGCATTTTGGGGTCAGGTGGCTTAATTGAGGTCAGAACTTTAAGGGAAGAAAAGGAGGGAAGTGGTTTCACAAGCAGCTCCTTGGTTTGGGAACTAACCGCTCAGAACTCTCCAGTATTCCCAGTCCAACCCCTTAGTTTTCCCACAAAATGTTCACCCCTTTAAACCAAACACCAAATTACAAATGTCCATATTCCAAATGTGATTGGACCACCCtggagagtcagagaggagaggtgcgtGTGATTGGCTCCATGCCATGCCTATCACCGCCATGTGGCTGCACTCCATGCTATATGACAAAGACCAGATTTACCATGGGAGCGCCCCAACTTGGAGGAGCTACCTGGGGAGTTGACCAGCCTCCACTTCCCATCGTGTTCTCCCCCCTGCGGAAGAGATGTCAATCAGTCAGTAAGCaaatagaaagagaggaagaaaagaCAAGAGGCCCCTAACCTCTTAAAATGTAAAGCTCATTGAGCGCTTGGAAAATGCTATGTGAATGTAATCCATGACATTAAATTACATGTCAAAACACAAAGTGACACATCCTCAAAACAGGAAAAACATACGTTTTTTGGCTCCCCATTCCCAGATCTGAAAGAGAGAAAATAAGACATTTCCCAGTCAGACAGAATAATGTACATTTAATATCTTATAACAGTTGCAAGTACTATGTGACATTATTGTACCTctactgtaattacactgtatcTGGCTATGTGACATTATTGTACCTctactgtaattacactgtatcTGGCTATGTGACATTATTGTACCTctactgtaattacactgtatcTGGCTATGTAACATTATTGTACCTctactgtaattacactgtatcTGGCTATGTAACATTATTGTACCTctactgtaattacactgtatcTGGCTATGTGACATTATTGTACCTctactgtaattacactgtatcTGGCTATGTAACATTATTGTACCTCTACTGTATCTGGCTATGTAACATTATTGTACCTCTACTGTATCTGGCTATGTAACATTATTGTACCTCTACTGTATCTGGCTATGTAACATTATTGTACCTCTACTGTATCTGGCTATGTAACATTATTGTACCTCTACTGTATCTGGCTATGTAACATTATTGTACCTCTACTGTATCTGGCTATGTAACTACCATGTACACGCAGTAGCCGTTCATGTAAAAGGTTTGCTccgacagacagtgagtcacgtgccCATGGCTTGCCATTTAAAGTAGGCAGACAGGTATCGAAGCATTCGGTTCctgttcgattgaacgttagattgggcaaaacaagtgacctaagcgactttgagctTGCTATGATCTTCGGTGCAAGCTAACAGGTGGGttacaaacaggcaaataatagTGCAGTACAACTgaggtgtgcagaacggcatcttaGAACCCACAACCCGTcagtccttgtcacggatggacTATTGCTGTAGACGGTTATACAGGGTTCCACTCCGATCAGATAAAAACAAAGCGGCTCCAGTGACCacacgatcaccaacactggacaattgaggagtggaccACTGCCTGGTTCGAGGAATCCCGGTTAGTGTTGTgccatgctgatggcagagtcaggatttggcataagcagcacgagtccatggccccatcctgcctggtgtcaacggtgccccaaataattcaggctgttcaagaggcaaaggggggtctgacccagtactagatgggtgtacctaataaacggTCCACTGAGTGTAAGTAACGTTACAATAAGGTGAGATTGGTTATAGGAACATGTCTATGCATAGATGGACAGCACCATGATGCTGAAATTATTCAGGCCAAATTGAGAATCCCTGTCCTGTGTCTGCTCAGAGACTTTGTTCAGAGACTTACTGCTAGCCATGTTAGCCATGGTGGCGTCTAGGTCCCCTCCCATATGTTTAACTGGAGATGAGGCGGCCCCAGTCTGGGGCGTCATGGCAGGCATCAGCACATCCCCTAGACCATCAAACGCTACAGGAGACACATGGGGGGGGAGAGGTGAGAAACAGCCACAATAATCCTCTCTGATCATAACAGAGGGGTCCTCCTTACGAGTGGGATTACCATGACAACCCATCGAGAgggtctccatgacaacagtgaTCAGAGAGGAGCACAACATTGGAATGTTAACAAGAGGCAAGTTCTCATACTGATACTCAGTATGACTGAGGGCTTATATACTGtgcctcaacacacacacacaccgtttaaGTGATACTCTCCATGTAATATAAATCAACAGCATAAATATGCTGTCTACTCAACTCTACTAAATAGTATTACTATCCTATTAGCTAGCTTGTTTGAGATGGGGCATCATCCTTTGTATCTTGGTGACAGTAAGGATGCAGCCGCCACTCTAGAGGGAGGAAGCAAGTACCAAGCTAAATGGGCATTGTGATGTGAGCATCTCACACACCCTATTTATCAGGCATCTGTCAGAGCAGAAGGAAAATAACAGCAGCAGTCGCTCTCTTACTGCAATGCAGCAATGCACTGTGGGAAACAGCGCATCAATGAGCCAGAACACTCACCCAATCAGAGAGCAGGAAGCAAGCAATGAGCCAGCCCCAGagccagatggagagagagaggagcaatagagggacgagagagaaagaggacaaagagtgtgagagagagagcgcgtaAGTGAGTGAGATAAAgtgcagagggaaagagagagaacagagggagggaaatagGGAGTGGATGTAAGGGTAAGAAGAAagggacagaaggacagtagtggagagaaAAATAATGGAGTGAGTTAAGAGATGACAAATGttgcgagagaaagagagttggaggagagagagagagagttaaggctTAAGCAGTAGTACTTGCAGGTCGTCATTTAcataacatgcagggcagtgacAGCCTTGATCATAAACCTGGTAAGCACAGGGAACGTTGCCACGgtaaaatgtgaaaaagtcaacCAATGCATgcatcaacagagagagacaactaTGGAAAGAATCTAGAATGAGAATGACCATACACAACAGCATGTGCATTGGCCATAAAACCAAGGTACGTTCACAAGATACATACACTCAGGATGTATTCATTCAGACAGACAtgttcatatacagtaccagtcaaaagtttggacacacctactcattcaagagtttctttatttttactattttatacattgtagaataatagtgaagacatcaaaactatgaaataacacatggaatcaggtagtaaccaaaaaaagtgttaaaacaaatcaaaatatattttatacttgaaattcttcaaagtagccacactttgccttgatgacagctttgcacactcttgatgacagctttgcacactcttgatgacagctttgcacactcttggaattctctcaaccagcttcatgaggaatgcattttcaacggtcttgaaggagttcccacatatgctgagcccttcttggctgcttttccttcactctgtggtccaactcaattgggttgaggctgggtgattgtggaggccaggtcatctgatgcagcactccatcactctcctatCTTGGTCAAAATAGCCcttacctgccctccaagacaccgacaacacccgatgtcacaggagggCAAAAAATATAATTAAGGTCATAAACCACcgaagccactgcctgttcaccctgcttccatccagaaggcgaggtcagtacaggtgcatcaaagctgggacagagagattgaaaaacagcttctatctcaaggccatcagattgtttaACAGCCATTactagcacagagaggcagatgcctacctacagacttgatatcattggccactttaataaatggaacacaagtcactttaataatgccactttaagaatgtttacgtATCTtgcattacttatctcatatgtacagttgaagtcggaagtttacatacacttaggttggagtcattaaaacctgtttcttgtttacaaactataggtttggcaagtcggttaggacatctactttgtgcatgacacaagtaaatttttccaacaattgtttacagacagattatttcacttataattcactgtatcacaattccagtgggtgagaagtttatatacactaagttgactgtgcatttaaacagcttggaaaattccaggaatgatgtcatggctttagaagcttctgataggctaattgacatcatttaagtcaattggaggcgtacctgtagatgtatttcaaggcctaccttcaaactcagtgcttcttttgcttgacatcatgggaaaatcaaaagaaatctgccaagacctcagaaaataaattgtagacatccacaagtctggttcatccttgggagcaatttccaaatgcctgaaggtaccacattcatctgtacaaacaacacagcctggaggtgtgttttgggttattgttctgttgaaaaacaaatgatagtcccactatgcgcaaaccacataggatggcgtatcgctgcaggatgctgtggtagccatcctagttaagtgtgccttgaattttaaataaatcactgacagtgtctcCAGCAAAAGCACCGCTACACCACCTCCTTTGTGCTTCACGGTTttaaccacacatgtggagatcatcctttcacctactctgcgtctcacaaagacacggcggttggaaacaaaaatctcaaatttggcctcatcagaccaaatgacagatttccaccggtctaatgtctgtTGCTCgtgacccaagcaagtcttttcttcttattggtgtcctttagtagtggtttctttgcagcaactcgaccgtgaaggcctgattcatgcagtctcctctgaacagttgatgttgagatctgtgttacttgaactctgaaacatttatttgggctgcaatttatgaggctggtaacGCTAATGAAGTTATTCtccacagcagaggtaactctgggtcttcctttcctgtggcggtcctcatgagagccagtttcattatagtgcttgatggttttgcagctgcacttgaagaaagttcTTGATTCTTgattttctgtattgactgaccttcaggtcttaaagtaatgaaggactgtcatttctctttgcttatttcagctgttcttgccataatatggacttggtcttttaccaaatagggctatcttctgtatacgaCCCCTACCtagtcacaacataactgattggctcaaatgcattaagaaggaaagaaatcccacaaattaacttttaacaaagcacacctgtcaattgaaattcattccaggtgaccacctcatgaagctggttgagagaatgcaaagagtgcgcaaagctgtcatcaaggcaaaggatggctacttgaagaatctaaaataaatTTGGTTTTGTTTAGCactatttttggttactacatgattccatgtgtgtgtgtgtgtgtgtgtgtgtgtgtgtgtgtgtgtatatatatatataaataattataTATAATTACTAtatttattataattattattcaCAATTATTAATAATCAAATAACCTAATCTATATCTAATATACATTTAATTAAGATTATATTATATATCCGAAGTACCCAAAAAGGCCACTTGATGTCATAGAAATCCAAATAAAACTTGAATGTAACCAAAGATCAAGTCGTTTACAGGTAAATGTATAAAGTTTCCAGTAATACACCCTGCCTTTGTAACCCTATATGTGGTGTATTTACTGTTATATGTCTTGCATACAATGGGAATGGGTCATGCCTGTTGTTTGTGTCATGCCTCGTGGGTGTGTCGTGCATCGGTAGGTACATTACCTGCCATCAGCTCAGCACCAGAGGCAGCTGCAGGTGCAGCAGGTTGGGTTTCTCCACCGGTGGAGTCTAATGGGTCAAACcaaaccataccaggccaaggtGGGCCAAGCCATTAACAGTGCAGCATgaggacagagaagagttaaGAAGTCAGCCATCTACAAAGCAATACAAATTCTGTAGAGGACGTTGAAAAGTCAAGAGTCCATCCTGAATACCACAGCTAACAACTTAACTTCAGTAGCAACTTTATTGGTCACCAAAAACATACAGAGAAACGGAATGAGAAATGCTGATGAAGGTGAATGACATGATGAAAAGAATGAATCAAATAATCAGTTAATTAGGGCTTTCCTGCTTCGAAACATTTTTTACAAAAGGCCACTCATTTGAAGATCGTCGATCAATAGCAAGGGGGATAGTTAGAGGTGGGGGGGGTGTACATTTACCCACCCCCAAACATGTCCATGATCACCCCCTTGTCAGTTGGGGGGtctgaggagaggaagggggcaGGGGAGGAGAATGCATCTGTTGtaaggggaggggtagaggagggttaGAATTATGTGTAAATGTCACACTCACACAACCAAACAAACCCATACCAACTAAACAAACTCACACAAACAACAAAATACAATAAGTATCCTTGAATTACAATAAAGCACAAATGTACATATAAAAAACAGCACTCCAAACACATGCTGAGAAAGAAGGCAGATGGCGTGAGTTTGGGTACCTGCTCCAAACATGTCAACACTGGGGGCAGGGTCTGCTTTGGTGAAGCTTGGATCTGGCATTGAATCAAACATAGCTACAGGACaagtacacaacacacacacacacacacacaatttaaatGAGAACAGCAGACTACAAACAATGACTCATTAGATTAACAACTGTGATTGAAAGCCAATGCAGGAGCAGAGAGGCAGCTGGGGAGAATGCATCCAAGCTGAAAGGAAGCAGAGGAAGTGTGATATGTGCAAGTTAGCCTCACAAAGAGAAAGGGACAATGCAGGAGAGGATAGGACACAGATGCAGAGTAGAGGACAAGGACAAAAGAGAATAAAGGTTTTTTTAaaagtaccacacacacacacacgtgtaaacATTTACCACTGAAGAGGTCTATCGATGGGGTGGTGGGGGGGATGGGTGCTGCGATGGTGGATGAGGGGGCAGGAGGGGGCGccactgagttaaagcagttgTTCTCCATTGGCATCATGGCAAACAGGTCCAGCCCTGGGCCTACTGCATTTGAGCTGCTACCAGTGGGGGGGGCAAAGGGGTCTTTGGGAGGAAAGAACCAGGGAGGGGATGACAAGGGGGATGGAGATATTACACAACCACCATAACACAGTGTGAAATAAACCTAGAGGTATGGCAAGAGCTGTATTGTGTGAAATAGGGAGGAGGAATAGGTGCATTCGGCTGAAATTCTGAAGATACAAGCTTAGTTAGGGAATTCACAGCTCCATGTTCTTcataaacatacagtacatgtaaaaCACTATGAAGTACCATATGATCAAGAGAATCTGGAAAATAAGCATGTCTGATGAAAAATGATAAGAAAAGAACACGATTTGTGAAAAGAGGGAAACATATTGGAGAAAGCCGTATTAGTAGTATTCACACTCCCTCATTATACTCTCTGAAATACCCATACTAGACCAGATTTACAGAGTGTAACCACAGAGCTTGCAGATGCATTTTGGGATTTACAGAGTGAAAGGAAACCCCAGGTGGTATCTAGCATGGTGGTCAACCACTGTCCTAAAATCAACCTCAGCAACAATCTCCATAGTAACAGCAACAGCCATGCCCAGAAACAAACAGCAGCACCACCTTTCTAGGGAAACTAGCTACACCCGCTCACAGCAATGGGATCAACTGTTGAAACACACTCTCCATACACAAAAACACATAAGCACGGATGCACCGAGCACTCAAAtacagccaaacacacacacagccacaaaaCTATACACACAGCCATTTACACCGACAGAGACACACATCCTGCAACCCACCGGCTGCGGCGTCGGCAGCTGGGGTTGGCGTGGGGGCCGGAGCCCCGCCCTCGGCAGCGGCAGAGGCATCAGAGGCGGGAGCAGGGGTCGAAAACGCATCTgatacccaacacacacacagacgacagagagagaggtacagcgaGAGGCACGGGGAGAAAAGGACAGAGAAAAGAAACAAGCCAGACAATAAAGAGAGTAAGTCAGAAAAGGAAGACGCCGCCTAAAGGATGATCTGTGCCTCTAAGCAGAGTTTACAAATACTACTTTCACTTTGTTAGGTATTTAATTGACTTAATATACTGTACCTATATTAAATACttgtaatgtaatgtcaggcaTAAGATGTGTAGTATACTTATTTTATTGCAGAGAGATACTATTTAACTGAGCCATCTTTTGATTACTGTAATAAATTCAGTTTGGATTAGTTACAAAACATTTACTTTGTGGCATGAATGATTGACTGGTGAAGGATAAATGAGAATACAGACCGGAGGCACAGCAAGGCCTATGGAAGGCTATGGAAGGCTATGGAAGGCTCTGGAAGGCTATGGAAGGCTATGGAAGGCTATGGAAGGCCTGTGGAAGGCCTATGGAAGGCTATGGAAGGCTATGGAAGGCTATGGAAGGCTCTGGAAGGCTCTGGAAGGCTATGGAAGGCTATGGAAGGCTATGGAAGGCTCTGGAAGGCTATGGAAGGCTATGGAAGGCTATGGAAGGCTATGGAAGGCGGGCTTTAGTTACAACTAAACTAGAAAGCGGTAACTAGGTCTGTTGCACTACATAACCGGACAAGCAGGCCACAGAATGGAACCAGAAGCAAAGCAAATGTGTCTTTAAGGCGGCAATAAAGAACATGACTCTGTTTGATAGTTTGGCTTTTCTCTGAAGTTAAGAAAGAGCTGTCGGACTATCAAACAAAATGAAGCATGTGAAAATGTATGGGTAGCATGTCTGAGTGCGTCTACAAGTGTGAGCATgcttg is a genomic window of Oncorhynchus keta strain PuntledgeMale-10-30-2019 chromosome 19, Oket_V2, whole genome shotgun sequence containing:
- the LOC118398566 gene encoding clathrin coat assembly protein AP180-like translates to MRASPTKGSPTNNVSPTSTPAKSAAAVPTLVPPPEEATDSLLDLDPLSSSGPSAGASAAPMSWGDLLGSDPFAPPTGSSSNAVGPGLDLFAMMPMENNCFNSVAPPPAPSSTIAAPIPPTTPSIDLFSAMFDSMPDPSFTKADPAPSVDMFGADAFSSPAPFLSSDPPTDKGVIMDMFGDSTGGETQPAAPAAASGAELMAAFDGLGDVLMPAMTPQTGAASSPVKHMGGDLDATMANMASNLGMGSQKTGENTMGSGGWSTPQVAPPSWGAPMNVPMGSPSFMGSYQGFSMGGAAGAGAPMMPMVRPGFGAPAAPGAPMGSPGMAGSPRRPPPPKNALDDLNIKDFM